The following are encoded together in the Flavihumibacter fluvii genome:
- a CDS encoding chaperone modulator CbpM produces MTLQLITVHEYCSIHSLDPVFITSLQEDGIIEFTVIDNEAYLHLEQLQDLETYTRWYYELGINTEGIDAIRHLLRKIRTLQDEIKMLKNRLSFFESINIP; encoded by the coding sequence ATGACCTTGCAATTAATTACGGTACATGAATATTGCAGCATCCATTCACTGGACCCGGTTTTTATAACCAGCCTGCAGGAAGATGGCATCATTGAATTCACGGTGATCGATAACGAGGCTTACCTGCATCTGGAACAATTACAAGACCTGGAAACATATACGCGCTGGTATTATGAATTGGGCATTAATACAGAGGGTATTGATGCCATCAGGCACCTCCTTCGGAAAATCAGGACCTTACAGGATGAAATAAAAATGTTAAAAAACAGGCTATCCTTCTTTGAGTCTATAAATATACCCTGA
- a CDS encoding DnaJ C-terminal domain-containing protein, whose translation MAFIDYYKILGLEKKASAEDIKKAYRKLARKHHPDLNPNDKDAHLKFQQINEANEVLSDPEKRKKYDEYGENWKQADQFEQARQQGSRTGPRSSYSTGQDDEDYSDFFESLFGSRFGGERNAGGRGGQPPKFRGSDYTTTLEKTLRQAYSTHQETLQIHGKNVRITVPAGIYDGQVIKLAGYGAPGANGGPNGDLYITFKIMEDPVFKRLENDLYTSTEIDLYTAVLGGEILVSTLEGKVKMKVVAGTQNGTKLRLKGKGFPVYKQAGQFGDLIVTLIVKIPTNLDEKQMDLFRQLSSLQPKN comes from the coding sequence ATGGCATTCATAGACTATTATAAGATCCTGGGACTGGAAAAAAAAGCCTCTGCAGAGGACATCAAAAAGGCCTACCGTAAACTGGCCCGCAAGCACCATCCCGACCTGAACCCCAATGACAAAGACGCCCACCTCAAATTCCAGCAGATCAATGAAGCCAACGAGGTATTAAGTGACCCCGAAAAAAGAAAGAAATACGATGAGTATGGAGAAAACTGGAAACAGGCCGATCAATTCGAACAGGCCAGGCAGCAAGGTTCACGTACAGGTCCACGTAGTTCCTATAGCACCGGCCAGGACGACGAAGATTATTCCGATTTTTTCGAATCTTTGTTTGGCAGCCGGTTTGGCGGAGAAAGGAATGCTGGCGGAAGAGGAGGTCAGCCCCCAAAATTCAGGGGAAGCGATTACACCACAACTCTTGAAAAAACGCTACGACAAGCTTACTCCACCCATCAGGAAACCCTGCAGATCCATGGGAAAAACGTCCGCATTACCGTCCCTGCAGGAATTTATGATGGACAAGTCATCAAATTAGCCGGATATGGTGCACCCGGTGCAAATGGCGGACCCAACGGAGACCTGTACATTACTTTCAAAATAATGGAAGACCCGGTATTTAAACGGCTCGAAAATGACCTGTATACCTCGACCGAAATCGACCTGTATACAGCAGTGCTGGGTGGTGAGATCCTGGTCTCCACCTTGGAAGGTAAAGTGAAAATGAAGGTGGTCGCAGGTACCCAAAATGGCACAAAACTCCGCCTGAAAGGAAAAGGCTTTCCGGTATACAAGCAAGCTGGACAATTTGGTGACCTTATCGTTACACTTATTGTGAAAATCCCAACCAACCTGGACGAAAAACAAATGGATTTATTCCGCCAGTTATCCTCTCTTCAACCCAAAAATTGA
- a CDS encoding RNA polymerase sigma factor, with translation MSLSQGTEDTLPSLVSGCALLNRASQKQFYAQFYGYAFSTCHRYVSKEEEIIEVVNDGFLKIFREISHFQPMYASFENSLMGWIRRIFINTAIDHVRKEKNRMLFTHDQHEAIDNVSVPAAGLERLSHKELLELITKLTPAYRMVFNLYVIDGYTHEEISEILGIAVGTSKSNLAKARFNLQKMILNKQTQLLIHEQRAI, from the coding sequence ATGAGTCTTTCACAGGGCACTGAAGATACCTTACCATCCCTGGTTTCAGGGTGTGCTTTGCTGAATCGGGCTAGTCAAAAACAGTTTTATGCACAGTTTTATGGCTATGCTTTCAGCACATGCCACCGTTATGTCTCAAAAGAAGAGGAAATAATTGAAGTGGTGAATGATGGCTTTTTGAAGATTTTTCGGGAAATAAGCCATTTCCAGCCCATGTATGCCTCTTTTGAAAACTCCCTGATGGGTTGGATCCGCCGCATTTTCATCAATACAGCCATAGATCACGTTCGGAAGGAAAAAAACAGGATGCTTTTTACGCATGACCAGCATGAGGCTATAGATAATGTTTCGGTACCTGCTGCCGGATTAGAAAGACTTTCCCACAAGGAATTGCTGGAATTGATTACTAAGCTGACACCTGCCTACCGAATGGTATTCAACCTGTATGTGATCGATGGGTACACCCATGAGGAGATCTCGGAAATCCTGGGCATAGCTGTTGGAACCTCAAAATCAAATTTGGCCAAAGCTAGGTTCAACCTACAGAAAATGATTTTAAATAAGCAGACGCAATTGTTAATTCATGAACAAAGAGCAATATAA
- a CDS encoding PorT family protein has protein sequence MNKEQYNSFDDWFREAAAQPGPAVDDAAWLQMEARLDGEKKKRRRVVFWWWFTGIFLAGGIFMLTGNQFESGRKTAIPEITTNTPRAKNTKGSGQVVPNGIVAPGTGSISADTPADIQLQNASTNPKPSKTGSGTGDNKTALTPTTGNTKQYARAINSLAIGPVGQPEVQNNKKRSDKKTRQQTSAIGMASASVVVADPSKKKDPIKSDIHQESKQIDSTGVENAPVQEIEPGSADSLANDTIQKKPEIKPITSNNSKAGNKPKKTSDRKSHMYLFGAIAPEWSYISHRGVGNAAISYGGGIGYQFSGKWAIQAGVFLSGKKYVAGEGDYTPKPGSYYDNPNYVIESVDADCSVLEIPISVRYTFLQKKRTGFFAMAGISSAIMKEETYDYEYYRYGNPANSSYTYKTGELYLFSGLSISVGMESKLNKNFSLIVAPYFNIPLKGIGEGSVQLNSFGIQGGIKYNLPF, from the coding sequence ATGAACAAAGAGCAATATAATTCATTCGACGACTGGTTCAGGGAGGCAGCAGCACAACCTGGACCAGCTGTTGATGATGCGGCCTGGCTACAAATGGAAGCAAGGCTGGACGGCGAAAAGAAAAAGCGTCGGAGAGTTGTATTTTGGTGGTGGTTCACCGGAATATTCCTGGCAGGTGGCATCTTTATGCTTACCGGCAATCAATTTGAATCAGGCAGGAAAACAGCTATTCCTGAAATAACAACAAATACTCCCAGGGCCAAAAATACCAAAGGATCAGGCCAGGTTGTACCCAATGGAATAGTGGCACCAGGTACAGGGTCGATTTCTGCGGATACACCAGCGGACATACAATTACAAAACGCTTCAACAAACCCCAAGCCTTCAAAGACTGGTTCAGGTACTGGTGACAATAAAACAGCCCTGACACCAACCACTGGAAATACAAAGCAATATGCCAGGGCAATAAATAGCCTGGCCATAGGGCCTGTTGGCCAACCGGAGGTTCAAAACAACAAAAAACGGAGTGATAAAAAAACAAGGCAGCAGACATCTGCCATTGGAATGGCCAGTGCTTCAGTAGTTGTGGCTGACCCTTCAAAAAAGAAAGATCCTATAAAAAGTGATATCCACCAAGAGTCTAAACAAATTGATTCAACTGGTGTGGAAAATGCACCGGTTCAGGAAATTGAGCCCGGGTCTGCTGATTCCCTGGCAAATGATACGATTCAAAAGAAACCAGAGATAAAACCAATTACAAGTAACAATTCGAAGGCTGGAAATAAACCAAAGAAAACATCCGATCGCAAATCGCATATGTACCTGTTTGGTGCAATTGCGCCAGAATGGTCATATATCAGCCATCGTGGTGTAGGAAATGCTGCTATTAGTTATGGTGGCGGTATCGGATACCAGTTTTCCGGAAAGTGGGCAATACAGGCCGGTGTATTTTTGTCGGGAAAAAAATATGTAGCCGGTGAAGGCGATTATACACCCAAGCCCGGATCTTATTATGATAATCCAAATTATGTCATTGAATCTGTTGATGCCGATTGTTCGGTACTTGAAATACCCATTTCAGTACGGTACACCTTCCTGCAAAAGAAAAGAACAGGCTTTTTTGCTATGGCGGGGATCAGCTCAGCGATCATGAAAGAAGAAACCTATGACTATGAGTATTACCGTTATGGTAATCCGGCAAATTCATCCTATACCTATAAGACAGGTGAATTATATCTTTTTTCGGGGTTAAGTATATCTGTGGGCATGGAAAGCAAGCTGAATAAAAATTTCTCATTAATAGTCGCTCCCTATTTTAATATACCACTAAAAGGTATCGGAGAAGGCAGTGTGCAACTGAATTCTTTTGGGATACAAGGTGGCATAAAATACAATCTTCCTTTTTAA
- a CDS encoding OB-fold putative lipoprotein, giving the protein MKSLHKQRMIAAFIILVLIGIGVEYGYYLFNKPRSSVVSSTTDLQIDAKALFHDFETNDSLASSRYLNKVIEVKGIVQAIDSSAGNIAVLLATGSAGLINCAMAGNTVRVQEKKEILIKGRCAGYMLDVIMVDCVIP; this is encoded by the coding sequence ATGAAATCATTGCATAAACAGAGAATGATTGCTGCCTTCATAATCCTGGTATTAATTGGTATAGGCGTTGAATATGGCTATTACCTTTTTAATAAGCCACGGTCATCGGTAGTTTCCAGTACAACGGACCTTCAAATTGATGCAAAAGCACTCTTTCATGATTTTGAAACAAATGATAGCCTTGCCAGCAGCAGGTACCTCAATAAAGTTATTGAAGTGAAAGGGATTGTGCAGGCTATAGATTCTTCCGCCGGAAATATAGCTGTGTTGCTGGCCACCGGATCTGCCGGGTTGATCAATTGTGCAATGGCCGGAAATACTGTGCGTGTCCAGGAAAAAAAGGAAATCCTCATCAAAGGGAGGTGCGCAGGTTACATGCTGGATGTCATCATGGTAGACTGTGTGATTCCCTGA
- a CDS encoding c-type cytochrome: MISVSCSKDNEASHDNGSCTTEDQSFASDIQPIFNTYCTSCHNSSNQSGGQNLTNYEGVMNAIDNGKLIGVITHASGYPAMPQGAAKLSDCNISKISAWITQGALNN, translated from the coding sequence ATGATATCAGTATCATGTTCCAAGGATAATGAGGCCAGCCATGACAATGGCAGCTGTACAACGGAAGACCAGTCATTCGCTTCAGATATCCAACCCATATTCAATACTTATTGCACCAGTTGCCATAATAGTTCCAATCAATCCGGCGGACAAAACCTAACAAATTACGAGGGGGTAATGAATGCCATTGACAATGGCAAATTAATTGGCGTTATCACGCATGCATCCGGTTATCCGGCCATGCCCCAGGGAGCTGCGAAATTATCTGATTGTAACATATCAAAAATCAGTGCCTGGATAACACAGGGCGCATTGAATAATTAA
- a CDS encoding YceI family protein, whose translation MLRMTLLIIMICSYATAFSQRYITRNGIARFYSRTDLEDIAAENKQVMAVLDPDSRLIAVSMLMKGFLFKKELMQDHFNENYVESDRFPKAIFEGTFAETIDISENAVTKLLFKGKLSLHGVSREVALPATVVVKNGIISGNAEFQLVPEDYQIRIPNLVRDKISRKVDVFISVDLKKQ comes from the coding sequence ATGCTTAGGATGACCTTATTAATTATCATGATCTGTTCCTATGCGACAGCGTTTTCGCAGCGTTATATTACCAGGAATGGTATAGCCCGTTTTTATTCCAGGACAGACCTTGAAGATATTGCGGCCGAGAACAAGCAGGTTATGGCTGTTCTTGATCCGGACAGCAGGTTGATAGCCGTATCTATGCTGATGAAAGGGTTCCTGTTTAAAAAAGAACTGATGCAGGATCATTTTAATGAAAATTATGTGGAGAGTGATCGTTTTCCAAAGGCCATTTTTGAAGGCACTTTTGCTGAAACAATAGATATTTCCGAGAATGCTGTCACTAAACTATTATTCAAAGGAAAGCTTAGTCTTCATGGCGTTAGTCGTGAGGTCGCATTGCCGGCTACAGTAGTTGTGAAAAACGGCATTATTTCGGGCAACGCAGAATTTCAACTCGTTCCTGAAGATTACCAGATCAGGATCCCAAATCTGGTGCGGGATAAAATTTCCAGGAAAGTTGATGTATTTATATCTGTAGACCTGAAAAAACAATGA
- a CDS encoding DUF5777 family beta-barrel protein, giving the protein MILKVAQLNAQKDTSSLLAMVGDGMDNGSRLPVKATFKGTYILNTASIENVGKGVLQVMIMHRFGKISDGAYELFGLDNATIRLGLDYGITERLMVTIGRSSFEKVFDGSIKYRILRQTSGNSMPVSLSLNTGLTYTTLRYPDKPYMNETFRTDYFTQLLLARKFSSNFSLQLTPSWIHQNLVPDTLDKNNQIVLGAGGRIKLTKRLSINAEYNYLFPNQVVTYKVYNSFSAGLDIETGGHVFQFVFSNSRGMVPPVFLTNTTDSWRDGGIYFGFNISRVFTVRK; this is encoded by the coding sequence ATGATATTGAAGGTTGCCCAATTGAATGCCCAGAAGGATACCAGTTCGCTGTTGGCAATGGTCGGCGATGGAATGGATAACGGATCCCGCTTACCTGTGAAGGCAACATTTAAGGGAACGTATATCCTGAATACCGCCAGTATTGAAAATGTGGGTAAAGGGGTATTGCAGGTAATGATCATGCACCGTTTTGGTAAAATCAGTGATGGCGCTTATGAGTTATTCGGATTGGATAACGCTACTATCAGGCTGGGGCTGGATTATGGAATTACTGAACGATTGATGGTCACAATCGGGCGGAGTTCATTCGAGAAGGTATTTGACGGATCAATAAAATACCGGATCCTGCGCCAGACTTCCGGCAATAGCATGCCGGTATCACTGAGCCTGAATACAGGGCTTACCTATACTACCCTTCGATATCCAGATAAGCCATATATGAACGAAACGTTCCGGACTGATTATTTTACCCAGCTATTGCTGGCGCGGAAGTTCAGTTCGAATTTTTCCCTGCAGTTAACACCCAGCTGGATACATCAAAACCTGGTTCCGGATACATTAGATAAAAATAACCAGATTGTGTTGGGTGCAGGAGGAAGGATAAAGCTCACTAAGCGGCTAAGTATAAATGCTGAATATAACTACCTTTTTCCTAACCAGGTGGTGACGTACAAGGTGTACAATTCTTTTTCAGCCGGATTAGATATTGAAACAGGTGGTCATGTTTTCCAGTTTGTGTTCAGCAATTCCCGTGGCATGGTACCACCGGTTTTTTTAACCAATACAACAGATAGCTGGCGTGATGGGGGTATTTATTTTGGATTCAATATTTCCAGGGTATTTACTGTGAGAAAATAG
- a CDS encoding YdcF family protein, translating to MMYTCVIRSLLFVLFIMIIAVNLSCSYSSKATKKLLSEAENAAPYDLVIIPGVPLENGSWSTTMKARITWSLYLFKRGITRNVMYSGAAVSTPFKEGDVMGMYARALGIPAEHVFTETLAEHSTENIYYSYKKAGKLGFSRIALASDPFQTKMLRRFTRKKLSPDIGMLPIVLDTLKKLQPTITDPVLSFDTIRIDPFQPLSKRQGFLDRLRGTRGKHINQNAYE from the coding sequence ATGATGTATACCTGTGTAATTCGGTCCCTTCTATTTGTACTGTTCATCATGATTATCGCAGTGAACTTATCTTGCTCCTATTCATCAAAAGCAACAAAGAAATTGCTTTCCGAAGCTGAAAACGCTGCCCCTTATGACCTGGTCATAATTCCTGGTGTACCCCTGGAAAATGGAAGCTGGAGTACTACCATGAAGGCGCGTATAACCTGGTCACTTTATTTATTTAAACGTGGAATAACCCGGAATGTCATGTATTCCGGGGCAGCCGTTTCTACACCATTTAAAGAAGGTGATGTAATGGGTATGTATGCGCGGGCGCTTGGAATTCCGGCAGAACATGTTTTTACTGAAACACTGGCTGAACATAGCACAGAGAATATTTACTATTCCTACAAAAAAGCGGGGAAACTTGGGTTTTCCAGGATCGCACTGGCATCAGATCCATTCCAGACGAAAATGCTTCGCAGGTTTACCCGGAAAAAACTGAGTCCGGATATCGGCATGTTGCCTATAGTCCTTGATACCTTAAAAAAACTACAACCAACCATTACCGATCCGGTACTCAGTTTCGACACCATACGGATTGATCCTTTCCAACCTCTTTCAAAACGCCAGGGATTCCTGGATAGGCTACGCGGAACCAGGGGTAAGCACATCAACCAAAACGCTTATGAATAA
- a CDS encoding DUF4097 family beta strand repeat-containing protein has product MKKILVLGFVLLMGQAYAQDKVGTRPYLSRSLDNEAIRKVQVETSGGNISVMGVDAEARLEVFVLTNNGRESSLSREELQKKLEQDYEMRIAVSNNQLIAIAKPRSFNGNWGRNNLSISFRVYVPKSVSSKLTTSGGNIVLKDLTGGDQDFTTSGGNLSVERTTGSLKGVTSGGNITVIDAKNEIDLSTSGGNIRAERCEGQVKLTTSGGSLYLNQLDGTIRATTSGGSVDGENIIGDLSAHTSGGNIDLDNLCASLETSTSGGNIRISMKSLGKFVKISNSGGNIDLVIPSGKGINVNLKADRIKTSNLENFQGDAEEHHIKGTLNGGGIPVEVHAGGGRISLTLK; this is encoded by the coding sequence ATGAAAAAAATACTGGTATTGGGATTTGTGTTATTAATGGGACAAGCCTATGCACAGGATAAAGTTGGAACCCGACCTTACCTGAGCAGGAGCCTCGATAATGAAGCAATCAGGAAGGTACAGGTAGAAACATCCGGCGGCAATATTTCTGTAATGGGTGTGGATGCTGAAGCCAGGCTAGAGGTTTTTGTATTGACAAATAATGGCCGGGAATCAAGCCTGTCAAGGGAAGAATTACAAAAAAAGCTGGAGCAGGATTATGAGATGCGTATTGCTGTTTCAAACAATCAACTAATAGCCATTGCCAAACCGAGGTCGTTTAATGGCAACTGGGGGCGAAACAATTTATCGATTTCATTCCGGGTATATGTGCCCAAAAGTGTATCCAGTAAACTTACTACCAGTGGCGGAAATATTGTATTGAAAGACCTCACCGGTGGTGACCAGGATTTCACGACCAGTGGTGGAAATTTATCCGTTGAACGTACAACCGGCAGCCTGAAAGGTGTAACCTCCGGTGGGAATATTACTGTTATTGATGCAAAAAATGAGATCGACCTGTCTACCAGTGGGGGGAATATTAGAGCTGAACGTTGTGAGGGCCAGGTAAAGCTGACCACTTCCGGTGGTTCACTTTACCTGAACCAGTTAGATGGTACTATCCGTGCTACGACCAGTGGTGGATCTGTGGATGGTGAAAATATAATTGGTGACCTGTCTGCCCATACATCAGGCGGAAATATTGACCTGGATAATTTATGCGCTTCGCTTGAAACATCTACGAGTGGTGGAAATATCAGGATAAGTATGAAATCCCTTGGCAAGTTTGTGAAAATATCCAATTCAGGTGGAAATATAGACCTGGTTATTCCTTCCGGTAAAGGGATCAATGTTAACCTGAAGGCTGACCGGATAAAAACTTCCAACCTTGAAAATTTCCAGGGTGATGCAGAAGAACACCATATCAAGGGAACCCTTAATGGTGGCGGAATCCCTGTTGAAGTCCATGCGGGAGGCGGAAGGATCAGTCTAACCCTGAAATAA
- a CDS encoding DHA2 family efflux MFS transporter permease subunit produces the protein MQQESLVEYGSRRVIITITAIMCALLEIVDSTIVNVALNDMKGNMGATLSEVGWVITAYAIGNVIVVPMTSWLSQQFGRRNYFAASVVIFTIFSFLCGNATNIWELVFFRFVQGLGGGALLVTSQTIITESYPPEKRGMAQAIYGLGVIIGPTLGPPLGGYITTNFSWPYIFYINIPIGIIAAVMIMEFVRSPKYSEKSLASQVDYWGIVFLATCVGSLQFVLERGQEEDWFNSSMITYTVIAAILGFFFFIWRELTYENPIVDLRVLKNGNLRIGTVMSFILGFGLYGSTFIIPLYTQSTLGWTAQQAGMLMVPAALTTAIMMPLIGKLLQKGVSQPLLVAIGMVVFFVYSFWGYKVLTPDTAADNFFWMLIMRGIGMGMLFIPITTLSLSTLKGKEIGQGAAFTGMMRQLGGSFGIALITTYMSKQNQVYRSNLLENYTADNPLYQSKLNALVARFISGGMPENQAISSAHKMMDNAVMRQASVLSYMDVFLYIGLLFLVCVPFVLMIKTKKSTKADLAAAAAAH, from the coding sequence ATGCAACAGGAATCCTTAGTGGAATATGGTAGCAGACGGGTGATCATTACCATCACCGCAATCATGTGTGCCCTCCTTGAAATTGTAGACTCCACCATTGTAAACGTTGCCCTGAATGATATGAAGGGAAATATGGGCGCCACATTGAGTGAAGTTGGCTGGGTGATTACTGCGTATGCTATAGGTAATGTTATTGTTGTTCCAATGACCAGCTGGTTATCGCAGCAATTTGGCCGTCGTAATTATTTCGCTGCTTCTGTGGTCATCTTCACCATATTTTCATTTTTATGCGGAAATGCCACCAATATCTGGGAACTTGTTTTCTTCCGTTTTGTACAGGGCTTGGGGGGCGGCGCTTTATTGGTGACTTCACAAACTATCATTACCGAAAGTTATCCCCCTGAAAAAAGAGGGATGGCACAGGCTATATACGGCCTTGGGGTTATCATTGGGCCTACACTCGGACCTCCTTTGGGTGGATATATCACCACAAATTTTTCCTGGCCCTATATATTTTATATCAACATTCCTATTGGTATCATTGCTGCCGTAATGATCATGGAATTTGTTCGTAGCCCCAAATACAGCGAAAAATCCCTGGCCAGCCAGGTCGATTACTGGGGCATAGTATTCCTGGCCACCTGCGTCGGATCATTGCAATTTGTACTGGAACGCGGCCAAGAAGAAGACTGGTTTAATAGTTCCATGATCACATATACTGTCATTGCAGCGATACTTGGCTTCTTTTTCTTCATCTGGCGTGAATTAACCTATGAGAATCCTATTGTAGACCTTAGGGTTTTAAAGAATGGGAACCTTCGAATTGGTACAGTAATGTCATTCATTCTTGGTTTTGGATTATACGGATCAACTTTTATTATCCCATTATATACACAAAGTACATTAGGCTGGACGGCCCAACAGGCCGGCATGTTGATGGTTCCTGCTGCCCTGACCACAGCCATAATGATGCCTTTAATCGGCAAACTTCTTCAAAAAGGAGTGAGCCAGCCTTTATTGGTGGCTATAGGCATGGTGGTCTTTTTTGTATATAGTTTCTGGGGGTACAAAGTATTAACGCCAGATACAGCTGCTGATAATTTTTTCTGGATGCTGATCATGCGTGGCATTGGAATGGGGATGTTGTTTATACCGATCACTACCCTATCCTTATCAACCCTGAAGGGAAAGGAAATTGGCCAGGGTGCTGCCTTTACCGGGATGATGCGACAATTGGGCGGCTCGTTTGGTATTGCACTGATCACTACCTATATGTCTAAACAAAACCAGGTATACCGGTCAAACCTCCTTGAAAATTATACCGCGGACAACCCATTGTACCAATCAAAACTAAATGCGCTGGTTGCCCGTTTTATCTCTGGTGGAATGCCAGAAAACCAGGCCATCAGCAGTGCCCACAAGATGATGGACAATGCTGTAATGCGCCAGGCTTCTGTACTCTCCTACATGGATGTATTCTTATATATCGGGTTGCTGTTCCTGGTTTGCGTTCCTTTTGTCCTGATGATTAAAACCAAAAAAAGCACTAAAGCCGATTTAGCTGCCGCAGCTGCCGCACACTAA
- a CDS encoding HlyD family secretion protein codes for MEPTSNQPIPVAGKKKINIRFMVVFAILVIGGAAFGITKYQHALHHEETDDAQVEADISPVIPRVSGYITSVLVKDNQLVKKGDTLMILDNRDYLIKVQQAEAAVIAAKNNLGAAEATTSASVANIATTEANVATIEAQIETAKVNQWRTQEDLKRYDNLIADHSITQQQYEQVLAAKQTADKQLQVLEEQKKVAIRQSKATASQSNATAKQINVSNATILQREAELENAKLNLSYTVVTAAADGKVSKVNVHPGQFIQAGQTGFSLVQSNSIWVVANFKETQLDKMAEGQKTTISADAFPGQKFEAKVSSFSPATGSRFSLLPPDNASGNFVKVVQRVPVKIEFTEGTEKLAKLRPGMNVMVDVHLD; via the coding sequence ATGGAACCAACATCAAATCAACCTATTCCTGTAGCAGGAAAAAAGAAAATCAATATCCGCTTTATGGTGGTATTCGCCATACTTGTAATCGGTGGTGCCGCATTCGGCATTACGAAATACCAGCATGCCCTGCACCATGAAGAAACTGATGATGCGCAGGTGGAAGCAGATATTAGTCCGGTTATTCCCCGTGTCAGCGGATATATAACATCCGTACTGGTGAAAGATAACCAACTCGTGAAAAAAGGCGACACCCTTATGATACTGGATAACCGTGATTACCTGATCAAAGTGCAGCAGGCAGAAGCAGCAGTCATTGCCGCAAAAAACAATCTCGGCGCCGCTGAAGCCACTACCAGCGCATCTGTAGCTAATATTGCAACTACTGAAGCGAATGTTGCAACCATCGAGGCGCAAATTGAAACTGCCAAAGTAAACCAGTGGAGAACGCAGGAAGACCTGAAGCGGTATGACAATCTCATTGCCGACCATAGCATAACCCAACAGCAATACGAGCAGGTTTTAGCGGCCAAACAAACGGCAGATAAGCAATTGCAGGTGCTGGAAGAACAGAAAAAAGTAGCCATCCGGCAAAGTAAGGCAACGGCATCTCAATCAAATGCTACTGCTAAGCAAATCAATGTTTCTAATGCCACTATTTTACAAAGGGAAGCGGAATTGGAAAATGCAAAACTGAACCTTTCCTATACAGTGGTTACTGCAGCAGCAGATGGCAAGGTTTCAAAGGTAAATGTACATCCCGGTCAGTTTATTCAAGCCGGGCAAACCGGATTTTCATTGGTGCAGAGCAATTCGATATGGGTAGTTGCCAATTTCAAAGAAACACAACTGGATAAAATGGCAGAGGGCCAGAAAACCACCATCTCTGCAGATGCGTTTCCAGGACAGAAATTTGAGGCTAAAGTCAGCTCCTTCTCTCCTGCTACCGGATCGCGTTTCTCTTTGCTGCCCCCTGATAATGCCAGCGGAAACTTTGTAAAAGTGGTACAGCGTGTGCCGGTAAAAATTGAATTCACCGAAGGCACGGAAAAGCTGGCGAAACTTCGTCCAGGCATGAATGTTATGGTTGATGTTCATTTAGACTAA